The following proteins are co-located in the Triticum aestivum cultivar Chinese Spring chromosome 1A, IWGSC CS RefSeq v2.1, whole genome shotgun sequence genome:
- the LOC123152692 gene encoding zinc finger protein ZAT12-like, whose product MPPEHVPFVRRGSDIDMSKRRGATESAGNDPAGAPVRLPGSPRRGASRGGVFECRTCGRRFPTYQALGGHRASHGRHLPSASGLRDGDALGLRLLEPRGGEARPRTHGCPVCGVEFAVGQALGGHMKRHRDMADADADANAHGTMAATSVKDDGAGAGCTAEICLDLNLAQAENCAKCRNARASGEAQRPLLGWNP is encoded by the coding sequence ATGCCTCCGGAGCACGTACCGTTCGTTCGCCGTGGCAGCGACATCGACATGAGCAAGAGGCGCGGGGCGACGGAGAGCGCCGGGAACGACCCGGCCGGCGCGCCGGTGCGCCTCCCGGGGTCGCCGCGGCGCGGCGCGAGCCGGGGCGGCGTGTTCGAGTGCAGGACGTGCGGCAGGCGGTTCCCGACGTACCAGGCGCTGGGCGGGCACCGGGCcagccacgggcgacatctccccAGCGCCAGCGGGCTGCGCGACGGCGACGCCCTCGGGCTCCGGCTGCTGGAGCCACGCGGTGGAGAGGCGAGGCCGAGGACGCATGGGTGCCCCGTCTGCGGCGTGGAGTTCGCTGTCGGGCAGGCGCTCGGCGGGCACATGAAGCGGCACCGTGAcatggccgacgccgacgccgacgcgaaCGCGCACGGCACCATGGCGGCAACGTCCGTGAAGGATGACGGCGCTGGAGCCGGCTGCACGGCCGAGATCTGCCTGGACTTGAACCTGGCGCAGGCGGAGAACTGCGCAAAGTGCAGGAATGCTAGGGCCAGCGGCGAAGCCCAGAGACCGCTACTAGGGTGGAATCCGTGA
- the LOC123059201 gene encoding ras-related protein RABE1c, which translates to MAAPPARARADYDYLIKLLLIGDSGVGKSCLLLRFSDGSFTTSFITTIGIDFKIRTIELDQKRIKLQIWDTAGQERFRTITTAYYRGAMGILLVYDVTDESSFNNIRNWIRNIEQHASDNVNKILIGNKADMDESKRAVPTAKGQALADEYGIKFFETSAKTNLNVEQVFFSIARDIKQRLAETDSKPEDKTIKINKAEGGDAPAASGSACCGS; encoded by the exons ATGGCTGCGCCGCCGGCGAGGGCCCGGGCCGACTACGACTACCTCATCAAGCTCCTCCTCATCGGGGACAGCG GTGTTGGCAAGAGTTGCCTCCTCCTGCGGTTCTCTGATGGCTCCTTCACTACGAGCTTTATTACCACGATCGG TATTGACTTTAAGATCAGAACAATAGAGCTGGATCAGAAACGTATTAAGCTACAAATATGGGACACGGCTGGTCAAGAACGTTTCCGGACTATTACCACTG CGTATTACCGTGGAGCCATGGGTATCCTGCTTGTTTATGATGTCACCGATGAGTCATCTTTCAACA ACATAAGGAACTGGATCCGGAACATCGAGCAGCATGCCTCTGACAATGTCAACAAAATTTTGATTGGCAACAAGGCTGATATGGATGAGAGTAAAAGG GCTGTACCTACTGCGAAGGGGCAAGCTTTGGCTGATGAATACGGCATCAAGTTCTTTGAAACT AGTGCCAAGACAAACCTCAACGTGGAGCAAGTTTTCTTCTCCATTGCCCGCGACATTAAGCAGAGGCTTGCTGAGACCGATTCCAAGCCTGAG GACAAGACCATCAAGATTAACAAGGCAGAAGGCGGCGACGCCCCGGCAGCTTCGGGGTCTGCCTGCTGTGGCTCTTAA
- the LOC123059212 gene encoding 40S ribosomal protein S15a-1, whose protein sequence is MVRVSVLNDALKSMYNAEKRGKRQVMIRPSSKVIIKFLIVMQKHGYIGEFEYVDDHRSGKIVVELNGRLNKCGVISPRFDVGVKEIEGWTARLLPSRQFGYIVLTTSAGIMDHEEARRKNVGGKVLGFFY, encoded by the exons ATGGTGAGGGTTAGCGTCCTGAACGATGCTCTCAAGAGCATGTACAACGCTGAGAAGCGTGGCAAGAGGCAGGTCATGATCAGGCCCTCCTCAAAGGTGATCATCAAGTTCCTCATCGTCATGCAGAAGCACG GTTACATTGGTGAGTTTGAGTATGTTGATGACCACAGATCTGGCAAGATTGTTGTGGAGTTGAACGGGAGACTGAACAAGTGTGGAGTCATCAGTCCCCGTTTTGATGTTGGTGTCAAGGAGATTGAGGGGTGGACCGCCAGGCTGCTTCCATCTCGTCAG TTTGGCTACATCGTCCTGACAACCTCTGCTGGCATCATGGATCACGAGGAAGCCAGGAGGAAGAATGTTGGTGGCAAAGTGCTAGGCTTTTTCTACTGA